The nucleotide sequence CAAGAGATTCTGATATAATTTCATAAGCCTTCTCTAGGTCGTACAATGAAGCTGATACTGTTTTTACAATATATGGAAAAGTTAGTGAAACGTGTACGAGAAGCATGAGCAATGGCACGTCAACAAATGGAATTACATAATCTATTCTAGTTCTTAATCCTAGTAAAGCTGGAAGACTTTCGCTTGCCGTCCACGTTATAAGTAGAGCAAAGCCAAAGCCTGACGTTGGTATTACAAGTGGTAGTGTAATAATATTCTCAACTATTGCTTTACCAGGGAACTTTTTCCTAGCAATGAAGTATGCTATAGGTATGCCTAGCATCAAATCTATAATTAACGTGAGAAATGCTAATCTAAAAGATAGCCCGAGGCTTCTTTTGATCTGAGTCCAGTAGAGGCTTCCAATCAGTGGATTTGCGAATATTTCCCCGTATATTTCATGCCATTTTAGGAGTATGAAAGTGAACAGGTAGAATACTGGGATGAAGACGAACACTAAAAGGCTTGCGAATATAGCGATTTCCACTATTTTCTTCGCAACGCTATTTACGCTGGACACGGGTTTCCATCACCCAACGCCAGAGTTTTTCACTTCTTCCCATATTTTGAAAAGAGCCTCTAATACTTCGCCTTTTGGAGGCTTAAAGACGACAGTTTCAATTTCAGACTTTACCCCGTTTTCAGATGAGAATACCTCGGAGTCTAGGGGTACCGAGGGATTTACGGGTCTGAACCCATGTTTTTGCGCTAGATTTTGAATTTCAGGTTGTAGTAGGAAATAAAGATATTGAGAAGCTACAAATTTTTCTATATTAGATACCCATTCGGCGTTTAGTATTACGAAGGGATGATCGCTGAGCAACGTCCCAAACTCGGGATATACGGCTATTATTCTATCGTTCCATTTTTTATATGCTTTTTCAGCCTTATCTATAACTATGTTTTCGTAAACGCCGAAAAAGCTTATAACTTCAGGTCCGTTATCAACAGCCCACGAGCCGAAGAATCCGGTGCTTTTTCCGTAGTATACGGCTTTGCTCTCAATAGTTCTGACCATTTCCTGGACTGTCTTATTTTGTAAATCTTCGATTGTAAGCTCGTCCACGGTCTTTCCTGCAGCCTCAGCGAATTCTAGAAGAACGACCATTGTACCCCCATTACTTAGCAATGGGTCGGGATGCCCCCATTTGAAATCCACTCCTTCTTTTGCAAGATTGTATAAATCCGTGAAGCTTTTAACATCATATTTTTCAACGAGGCTTGACCATCCAGCTATAACAACGGGAGAAATGACCAAGGGATACCACTTGTCGGCGATCGGCTCGTTATGAGTTTTTATCCACAGCTCGTTTAGATATGGAATCCATATGCTGGAA is from Thermoproteales archaeon and encodes:
- a CDS encoding substrate-binding domain-containing protein; translated protein: MFLTGIVIGIIVAAFISSTYYGARTTTTTVELPDYIEITFLYSSEKQGWLEEVTPMFENWFKREYGIDVKVKLIPAGTHETVNLIMHGSIKPTIWSPASSIWIPYLNELWIKTHNEPIADKWYPLVISPVVIAGWSSLVEKYDVKSFTDLYNLAKEGVDFKWGHPDPLLSNGGTMVVLLEFAEAAGKTVDELTIEDLQNKTVQEMVRTIESKAVYYGKSTGFFGSWAVDNGPEVISFFGVYENIVIDKAEKAYKKWNDRIIAVYPEFGTLLSDHPFVILNAEWVSNIEKFVASQYLYFLLQPEIQNLAQKHGFRPVNPSVPLDSEVFSSENGVKSEIETVVFKPPKGEVLEALFKIWEEVKNSGVG